From Dehalococcoidia bacterium, a single genomic window includes:
- a CDS encoding class I SAM-dependent methyltransferase, which yields MDRGFLGTLPLADERDDDSYLDFVEGVRIFTLTQLTPVIKERTAAAIAEYEARVGRKAASIDDARAALDPVPVIATRNRLMRSSQEMMWRRIAEVYHRREAELLAELDRYDRLGPGTVEWDPNFVYPDYYAKVEFHIQPGNYHADPLAGYIYHYGTKIFYTGRNNNDDVQREWVNLAPVPADGVVRRVLDQACSAGQSTTALKERFPQAEVWGIDIAAPMVRYAHKRAVDMGIEVHFAQRAAEDTKFPDNFFDIVYSRILFHELPPDIAEQVVRESYRILRPGGLFIVIDFANRPPGLTSPAEDYFRDFDTHDNGEPYASLFVYSDFTGMLRRAGFRNVIENYTPHMYQPMRVCEK from the coding sequence TCGGGACGTTGCCTCTGGCGGATGAGCGGGATGACGACTCGTATCTCGACTTTGTCGAGGGCGTGCGAATCTTCACCCTTACCCAACTGACGCCCGTGATCAAGGAGCGGACTGCGGCGGCGATCGCCGAATATGAGGCGCGCGTCGGCCGCAAAGCTGCCTCGATCGACGATGCGCGCGCCGCGCTCGACCCCGTGCCCGTGATCGCGACGCGCAACCGCCTGATGCGCTCGAGCCAAGAGATGATGTGGCGGCGGATTGCGGAAGTCTATCACCGCCGCGAGGCCGAACTGCTCGCCGAACTCGACCGCTACGACCGGCTTGGGCCGGGCACGGTCGAATGGGACCCGAACTTCGTCTACCCCGACTACTACGCCAAGGTCGAGTTTCACATCCAGCCGGGGAACTACCACGCTGACCCCTTGGCGGGCTACATCTACCACTACGGCACGAAAATCTTCTACACCGGCCGCAACAACAACGATGACGTTCAGCGCGAATGGGTCAATCTCGCTCCTGTGCCGGCAGATGGGGTCGTTCGCCGCGTCTTGGACCAGGCCTGCTCTGCGGGGCAGAGCACAACGGCGTTGAAAGAGCGGTTCCCGCAGGCCGAGGTCTGGGGGATCGACATTGCCGCGCCGATGGTGCGCTATGCCCACAAGCGGGCAGTCGATATGGGCATCGAGGTACACTTCGCCCAGCGCGCCGCCGAAGACACCAAATTCCCCGACAACTTCTTCGACATCGTCTACTCGCGGATCCTCTTCCACGAGCTGCCGCCCGACATCGCCGAACAGGTCGTCCGCGAGAGCTACCGCATTCTGCGCCCGGGCGGGCTGTTCATCGTGATCGACTTTGCCAACCGCCCGCCGGGGCTCACCTCGCCGGCAGAGGACTACTTCCGCGATTTCGATACCCACGACAACGGCGAGCCGTACGCGAGCCTCTTCGTCTACTCCGATTTCACGGGGATGCTCCGCCGCGCCGGCTTCCGCAACGTCATCGAGAACTATACGCCGCACATGTATCAGCCGATGCGCGTCTGCGAGAAGTAG
- a CDS encoding D-aminoacylase encodes MVDLLITGGLVLDGTGTPAQRCDVAVSGDRIAAIGTAPERAAAVLDATGCVVAPGFIDVHGHSDSALFLNRAMESKVRQGITTEVLGNCGASLAPLAGPAVALTAAELDRLGVSLRWRSVGEYLSAVEAEGVAINIAMLVGHDALRHSVIGAAARPADAAEIRAMQRLLDRSLREGAIGLSTGLAYTPGAFASPAEITALAQVVAGRGIYATHLRDEGRGLRAAIDEAVTTARTSGARLQISHLKASGALQRGTLAATLAWLDALRASGVDLGWDVYPYTAASTLLAATLPPWLHDGGPDALLARLRDPAVRPRIRAAFEEGGWPSLALDAGWEGIVITGARGRPDAAGRSVAALAAASGRHPLDEVIDLLLAAEGMVGAIFHVLSDDDVAAAIAHPWTVFGTDSAARAPQGRLGRGQPHPRGYGTFPRLLKGRSLREMAALIPRMTSMPARRFGLRDRGVLAPGAFADLVIFDPAAISDRATYEHPHRFPVGVQWVIVNGRVVVAPEGQRAVLPGRVLRGS; translated from the coding sequence ATGGTCGATCTGCTCATCACGGGCGGCCTTGTTCTTGACGGCACCGGAACGCCGGCGCAGCGCTGCGATGTCGCCGTCAGCGGCGACCGGATCGCCGCGATCGGAACCGCCCCCGAGCGCGCCGCAGCGGTTCTCGACGCAACCGGCTGCGTTGTCGCCCCGGGCTTTATCGACGTGCACGGTCATTCGGACTCAGCGCTGTTTCTGAACCGCGCCATGGAGAGCAAAGTCCGGCAGGGCATCACAACCGAAGTACTCGGCAACTGCGGCGCCAGCCTCGCCCCGCTGGCCGGGCCGGCGGTCGCCCTCACGGCCGCCGAACTCGACCGCCTGGGCGTTTCCCTCCGCTGGCGGTCAGTCGGAGAGTACTTGAGTGCGGTCGAAGCGGAAGGCGTGGCGATCAATATCGCGATGCTCGTTGGGCACGACGCGCTGCGGCACTCTGTCATCGGCGCTGCGGCACGCCCAGCTGATGCTGCGGAGATCCGAGCGATGCAGCGGCTGCTCGATCGGTCGCTGCGCGAGGGCGCGATCGGATTGTCGACCGGGCTCGCCTATACGCCCGGCGCGTTCGCATCGCCAGCGGAGATCACCGCGCTCGCCCAGGTCGTTGCCGGCCGCGGGATCTACGCAACCCACCTGCGCGATGAGGGGCGAGGGCTGCGCGCCGCCATCGACGAGGCAGTGACGACAGCGCGCACAAGCGGAGCGCGGCTGCAGATCTCCCATTTGAAGGCGAGCGGCGCGCTGCAGCGGGGAACGCTCGCCGCGACGCTGGCGTGGCTCGACGCCCTGCGCGCCAGCGGGGTCGACCTCGGGTGGGATGTCTACCCCTACACGGCTGCGAGCACGCTGCTGGCCGCGACCTTGCCGCCGTGGCTCCACGATGGCGGGCCCGACGCCTTGCTCGCCCGGCTGCGCGACCCTGCTGTTCGGCCGCGCATTCGCGCCGCCTTCGAGGAGGGCGGCTGGCCGAGCCTCGCCCTCGACGCAGGCTGGGAAGGCATCGTCATCACTGGCGCTCGCGGCCGCCCCGACGCTGCGGGCCGCTCAGTGGCAGCGCTCGCGGCCGCCAGCGGCCGGCATCCTCTCGATGAGGTGATCGACCTGCTGCTCGCTGCCGAGGGGATGGTCGGAGCGATTTTCCATGTCCTGAGCGATGACGATGTCGCGGCGGCGATCGCCCATCCTTGGACTGTTTTCGGCACCGACAGCGCCGCGCGGGCGCCGCAGGGCCGTCTCGGACGCGGACAGCCGCATCCGCGCGGCTACGGCACCTTCCCCCGCTTGCTCAAGGGCCGCTCGCTTCGCGAGATGGCAGCGCTCATCCCGCGGATGACGAGCATGCCTGCGCGCCGGTTCGGCCTCCGCGATCGCGGGGTCCTCGCACCGGGCGCATTTGCTGACCTTGTCATCTTCGACCCGGCAGCCATCAGCGACCGCGCAACGTATGAGCACCCCCACCGGTTCCCAGTGGGGGTGCAGTGGGTGATCGTCAACGGCCGCGTTGTCGTCGCGCCGGAAGGCCAGCGCGCTGTCCTCCCCGGCCGCGTGCTGCGCGGCAGCTGA